Proteins found in one Methanospirillum hungatei JF-1 genomic segment:
- a CDS encoding type II toxin-antitoxin system HicB family antitoxin, translating to MYRFLIVIEKAETNYAAYSPDLPGCVATGKTREEAEEQMHEAIAFHIEGMKEDGLPIPQACSSASWVLV from the coding sequence ATGTATAGGTTTCTGATTGTTATTGAGAAGGCTGAGACAAATTATGCTGCATACTCCCCGGATCTCCCCGGTTGTGTGGCAACAGGAAAAACTCGTGAAGAGGCAGAAGAACAGATGCATGAGGCGATTGCGTTTCATATCGAAGGTATGAAAGAAGATGGTCTCCCAATTCCACAAGCCTGTTCTTCCGCTTCATGGGTTTTGGTATGA
- a CDS encoding MarR family transcriptional regulator: MVGGNTSQQLSLVEEEIAEIFNDIGVKRNASRVLVLMIRGFDLTSREIERVCDIRQPEVSIALNDLEKRKWVRKVGQKSENKGRPVLIYHLVKSVDDILDELKEVIVGDYDKKLHEIEKVKELLKERVVERN, encoded by the coding sequence ATGGTGGGAGGCAATACATCTCAGCAACTCTCTCTGGTGGAAGAGGAGATTGCGGAAATATTCAATGATATCGGGGTGAAACGGAACGCTTCCCGAGTCCTGGTTCTGATGATCAGGGGGTTTGATCTGACTTCACGGGAGATAGAACGTGTCTGTGATATCAGGCAGCCGGAAGTGAGTATTGCTCTTAATGACCTTGAGAAACGAAAATGGGTGAGAAAGGTCGGTCAAAAATCAGAGAATAAGGGGCGGCCTGTTCTGATATATCATTTAGTCAAGTCAGTGGATGACATCCTCGATGAGTTAAAGGAAGTGATTGTCGGAGATTATGATAAGAAATTACATGAGATTGAGAAGGTTAAGGAATTGCTTAAGGAACGGGTTGTAGAGAGAAATTGA
- a CDS encoding nucleotidyltransferase family protein has product MTQAASVLETLYTIKPQLASQYHIRRFGLFGSVIRGEQTPDSDIDILVEFDTPPGSLDFWSWKKNWKKHCRLPLTW; this is encoded by the coding sequence ATGACCCAGGCAGCTTCGGTTCTTGAAACACTCTATACAATAAAACCGCAATTAGCCAGCCAATATCATATCAGAAGATTTGGCCTGTTCGGCTCTGTAATCCGAGGAGAACAGACACCAGATAGCGACATCGATATCCTTGTTGAATTTGATACCCCCCCAGGATCTTTGGATTTCTGGAGCTGGAAGAAAAATTGGAAGAAGCACTGCAGGCTCCCGTTGACCTGGTAG
- a CDS encoding type II toxin-antitoxin system HicA family toxin, with protein MKVREVIEFIEVDGWYLVATRVSHRQYKHPDKPGRITIPGKLSDTLPHGTLNSIWKQAGYKEGK; from the coding sequence ATGAAAGTTCGAGAGGTTATAGAATTTATAGAAGTAGATGGTTGGTATCTTGTAGCCACCCGTGTAAGTCATCGACAGTATAAACACCCGGATAAACCCGGCCGAATTACTATTCCTGGAAAACTGTCAGATACACTGCCACATGGAACATTGAATAGTATCTGGAAACAAGCAGGATACAAGGAGGGAAAATAA
- a CDS encoding IS1182-like element ISMhu2 family transposase — protein sequence MSHRYNMIRGYGNEQQFLLPVNAMDWLSENDITYGILEILSILDISPFINKYRDDGRGSAFFDPRSMLGIIIYSMIRGEKSSRKIEMCCHYDIGYRIVANNLTPDHTTIYRFKKNNSKEIKSLFKQLSQIIVESGIARIGVLALDGSKFGCNASLSANKKLKYLEAELGRLFDESQEIDELENDDINIQDMEINRLPEHLSTKEKRKEVLNRAKEKLIERHDIESKKQEEKILDREKEELESGKKKRGRKPLEPKKEPSSDSKVNLTDPESQIMSTTNGWIQGYNGQIIVSENQFILAAMISDEQNDKKLLIPMLNELEDLFTGIHPSISPNILLSDAGYFSYPNSLAELDYGIQLIIPPSKERKIPEYSDNDGYISRMEMICRAICMGEIITFPELQSIGTFVWQSFMNREKQATTQEICKRVMEVRVKSPTGRELYRKRKYMVEPVFGNMKHNMRFRSFSQKGKENCEGEFFLAALVHNIKKLIRFEGIVKIKEFATNIIKPSRGSGFSYIFANTVCKVGIDTCRFIHQLVYFG from the coding sequence ATGTCTCATCGCTATAACATGATTAGAGGATATGGTAATGAACAACAATTTTTACTCCCTGTCAATGCGATGGACTGGCTATCTGAAAATGATATTACTTATGGCATATTAGAAATTCTTTCGATTCTCGATATTAGTCCATTTATTAATAAATATCGTGACGATGGTCGCGGTTCTGCCTTTTTTGATCCTCGTTCAATGCTTGGAATAATAATTTATTCAATGATTCGTGGAGAAAAATCTAGCAGAAAAATTGAGATGTGCTGCCATTATGATATTGGATATCGGATCGTCGCCAATAATCTTACACCTGACCATACAACGATCTATCGTTTCAAGAAGAATAATTCAAAAGAAATCAAATCCCTTTTTAAACAATTATCTCAAATTATCGTAGAATCCGGGATAGCAAGAATCGGTGTCCTAGCCCTCGATGGATCAAAATTTGGCTGTAATGCCTCTTTATCAGCCAATAAAAAATTAAAATACCTTGAAGCAGAGCTAGGTCGGCTTTTTGATGAATCACAGGAAATTGATGAGTTAGAAAACGATGATATAAATATTCAGGATATGGAGATTAACCGACTACCTGAGCATCTTTCAACAAAAGAAAAACGAAAGGAAGTTCTTAATCGGGCTAAAGAGAAATTAATTGAACGACATGATATCGAATCTAAAAAACAAGAAGAAAAGATTCTGGACCGCGAAAAAGAAGAATTAGAATCGGGTAAAAAGAAACGAGGTAGAAAGCCTTTAGAGCCTAAAAAAGAGCCATCTTCAGATTCAAAAGTAAATCTCACTGATCCTGAAAGTCAGATAATGTCAACCACCAATGGCTGGATTCAAGGGTATAATGGGCAGATTATCGTTTCTGAAAATCAATTTATCCTCGCTGCAATGATATCAGATGAGCAAAACGATAAAAAATTATTAATACCTATGCTAAATGAACTCGAAGACCTTTTTACGGGTATTCATCCATCAATTTCGCCTAATATACTACTATCTGATGCAGGTTATTTCTCATACCCGAATTCTTTAGCAGAATTGGATTATGGCATTCAACTCATCATCCCTCCTTCTAAAGAAAGAAAAATTCCAGAATATTCAGATAATGATGGGTATATCTCACGAATGGAAATGATATGTCGGGCGATTTGTATGGGAGAAATAATCACATTTCCGGAATTGCAAAGTATCGGGACGTTTGTTTGGCAATCTTTTATGAACAGAGAGAAACAAGCAACAACTCAGGAAATTTGTAAACGAGTTATGGAAGTACGTGTGAAATCCCCCACTGGTAGAGAGTTATATCGAAAACGAAAATACATGGTCGAACCAGTTTTTGGTAATATGAAACATAATATGAGGTTTAGGAGTTTCTCTCAAAAAGGGAAAGAGAATTGCGAGGGAGAATTCTTTTTAGCTGCATTAGTGCATAATATAAAAAAACTTATCAGATTTGAGGGTATAGTTAAAATTAAAGAATTTGCTACGAATATTATAAAACCGTCAAGAGGTTCAGGTTTTTCCTATATTTTTGCAAACACAGTATGTAAAGTGGGAATTGATACATGCAGGTTCATACATCAATTAGTCTATTTTGGTTGA
- a CDS encoding type II toxin-antitoxin system VapC family toxin produces MPHTITTEAILIETGNAFASIDRALAISFIESCYNTPSLEIIPVTSNLFQAGLDLYKKHQDKTWEMTDCISFSVMNELHILHAMTNDVHFTQAGFIAIMREHEISNP; encoded by the coding sequence GTGCCTCATACTATAACAACTGAAGCAATTCTCATAGAAACTGGAAATGCATTCGCTTCAATAGACCGTGCACTTGCAATTTCATTTATTGAGAGTTGTTACAATACTCCTTCTCTGGAGATCATCCCTGTGACTTCAAATTTATTTCAGGCAGGATTGGATCTTTATAAAAAGCATCAGGATAAAACCTGGGAAATGACAGATTGTATCTCATTTTCGGTCATGAATGAACTCCATATCCTACACGCTATGACCAATGATGTCCATTTTACTCAGGCAGGTTTTATAGCAATCATGAGAGAGCATGAGATCTCAAATCCATAA
- a CDS encoding antitoxin AF2212-like protein, producing MAITIDAEYNGTAFIPIDTVSLKKNRKYRLIVEETTDEKNQTAWDILQNHIGSIDGPEDWSENLDHYLYGSPKKTKNNVSE from the coding sequence ATGGCAATTACTATTGATGCAGAATATAATGGGACGGCCTTCATCCCCATAGATACGGTTTCTCTTAAGAAAAATCGAAAATATCGTTTGATTGTTGAAGAGACAACCGATGAAAAAAACCAGACCGCATGGGATATCTTGCAAAATCATATCGGTTCTATAGACGGACCTGAAGACTGGTCTGAAAACCTTGACCACTACCTGTATGGTTCACCTAAAAAAACGAAAAATAATGTGTCTGAATGA
- a CDS encoding histone family protein, which produces MADLPIAAVTRVAKNAGAERVGADASEILVQKTEEFLGELVREAVKLANHAGRKTLKEEDIEMAAEKFA; this is translated from the coding sequence ATGGCAGATTTACCAATTGCAGCCGTAACTCGTGTTGCCAAAAATGCAGGAGCTGAGCGTGTCGGTGCCGATGCATCAGAGATCCTTGTCCAGAAGACTGAAGAGTTTCTCGGAGAACTTGTTCGTGAAGCGGTAAAGCTTGCAAATCATGCAGGCCGTAAGACCCTCAAGGAAGAAGACATTGAGATGGCTGCAGAAAAGTTCGCCTAA
- a CDS encoding DUF2281 domain-containing protein yields MITIDQVESVIQNLPQDLRERALQYIEELNAEFQQSEKKFSFDWVGELEDDEPSLSTVEIQHKIHTLKA; encoded by the coding sequence ATGATAACCATTGACCAGGTGGAGTCAGTCATTCAAAATCTTCCCCAGGACCTGCGAGAGCGTGCTCTCCAATATATAGAGGAATTAAATGCGGAGTTCCAGCAATCAGAAAAGAAATTCTCTTTTGACTGGGTCGGAGAACTGGAGGATGATGAGCCGTCCCTGTCCACCGTAGAGATACAACATAAAATCCACACCTTGAAGGCCTGA
- a CDS encoding PIN domain-containing protein, which yields MYLLDTNILLELLLQREHASVVIQILQAPDINCSISDFSFHSIGLFLFNKNKKDLYLRFAKDMFKPGGLRILSLLPEYLPELARASDSYGLDFDDAYQYALAKSQNLTLLSYDNDFNKTPEKRVTPEDILDSS from the coding sequence ATGTACCTCCTTGATACCAATATCCTCCTGGAATTATTGTTACAAAGAGAACATGCTTCTGTTGTGATACAAATTCTACAGGCTCCGGATATCAATTGCTCAATCAGCGATTTTTCCTTTCACTCTATCGGGCTTTTTCTCTTTAATAAAAATAAAAAGGATCTGTATCTTCGGTTTGCAAAGGACATGTTTAAACCAGGAGGATTGAGAATACTATCATTACTCCCGGAATATCTCCCTGAATTAGCACGAGCGTCTGATTCTTATGGACTTGATTTCGATGATGCTTATCAATATGCTCTTGCAAAAAGCCAGAACCTGACCCTTTTATCGTATGATAATGACTTCAATAAAACTCCTGAAAAAAGAGTAACGCCGGAAGATATTCTTGATTCCAGTTAG
- a CDS encoding AMP-binding protein: MTSYDEFVETFRIDVPEFYNFGFDVIDKWAETDRNKLAMIWVSQDGQEKKYTFRDLRNLSVEAANILIKYGVKKGDRVMLMLHRIPEWWIFVIALIKLGAVFCPAPTMLTSKDLQYRINAGKFEFIITDTENADKVEKICRFCPTLKHRMLIDGELPNWISYQYELFYPAPVSRSAISMPITQKTHASDPMLIYFTSGTTGEPKMVLHNHSHPLGHIVTARLWQDLNSNDLHFTSSDTGWAKCGWGKIFGQWIIGACVFVYDARGKFKATELLPLIEKYEISTFCCPPTIYRMLIIADLAKYDLRSLRHCISAGEPLNPEVIRIWQEETGLPIYEGYGQSETCCCVATFPCMVHKPGSMGKPSPGWKIELHDEDGNPVPQGTEGRIAINLNPRPVGLFVEYLDNPEANADVFKNGFYYTGDKAYMDEDGYFWFVGRDDDVIKSSGYRIGPFEVESALQEHPSVQESAVVGSPDPIRGMVIKAFIVLKAGYEPSDQLIRDIQKHVKKVTAPYKYPRIIEFVEELPKTLSGKIKRGELRERELRRYQES; encoded by the coding sequence ATGACATCATATGATGAATTTGTTGAAACGTTCAGGATTGATGTGCCTGAGTTCTATAATTTCGGATTTGATGTCATAGACAAATGGGCAGAGACCGACCGGAACAAATTGGCAATGATTTGGGTAAGCCAGGATGGTCAGGAGAAGAAATATACCTTCCGGGATCTCCGGAATCTCTCGGTTGAAGCGGCAAATATTCTTATAAAATACGGAGTTAAAAAGGGTGACCGAGTGATGCTCATGCTCCACCGGATCCCTGAATGGTGGATCTTTGTCATCGCCCTAATCAAACTAGGTGCAGTCTTCTGTCCTGCCCCGACCATGCTGACATCAAAGGATCTGCAATACCGGATTAATGCAGGTAAATTTGAATTTATTATTACTGACACCGAGAATGCAGACAAGGTTGAAAAGATCTGCAGGTTCTGCCCGACATTAAAGCACCGGATGCTGATTGATGGTGAACTGCCAAACTGGATCAGTTATCAGTATGAACTCTTTTACCCGGCCCCGGTCTCCAGGTCTGCAATCAGCATGCCGATAACCCAAAAGACACATGCATCTGACCCGATGCTCATCTACTTTACTTCAGGGACGACCGGTGAGCCGAAGATGGTGCTCCATAACCACTCGCACCCGCTCGGGCATATTGTCACGGCACGTCTCTGGCAGGACTTGAACAGTAATGACCTGCACTTTACCTCATCAGATACCGGCTGGGCAAAGTGCGGATGGGGTAAGATATTCGGTCAGTGGATAATAGGGGCCTGTGTATTTGTTTACGATGCCAGAGGGAAATTCAAGGCGACCGAGCTGCTTCCGCTTATTGAAAAATATGAGATCTCAACGTTCTGTTGCCCGCCGACTATCTACCGGATGCTTATCATCGCCGACCTTGCAAAATATGATCTCCGCTCTCTCCGCCACTGTATTTCAGCAGGGGAACCCTTAAATCCTGAAGTCATCAGAATCTGGCAGGAAGAGACCGGTCTTCCAATTTATGAAGGATATGGGCAGAGTGAAACCTGCTGCTGTGTTGCCACTTTCCCATGTATGGTGCATAAACCAGGATCCATGGGTAAACCATCGCCAGGCTGGAAGATTGAACTGCATGATGAAGATGGAAACCCAGTCCCCCAGGGGACTGAAGGGCGGATAGCGATCAATCTCAACCCCCGGCCGGTCGGTCTCTTTGTTGAATACCTGGATAATCCGGAAGCAAATGCAGATGTGTTTAAGAACGGATTTTACTACACCGGCGATAAGGCCTACATGGACGAGGACGGTTATTTCTGGTTCGTTGGCAGGGATGATGACGTTATCAAGAGTTCAGGATATCGTATCGGTCCATTTGAGGTAGAGAGCGCTCTTCAGGAGCACCCGTCTGTTCAGGAATCCGCGGTGGTCGGCTCTCCGGATCCCATCCGGGGTATGGTCATTAAGGCTTTTATCGTTCTGAAGGCAGGATATGAACCATCAGACCAGCTTATCCGCGATATTCAGAAGCATGTCAAAAAAGTGACGGCTCCGTACAAGTATCCCCGTATCATTGAGTTTGTAGAGGAACTTCCAAAAACGCTCTCTGGGAAAATTAAACGAGGAGAACTGAGAGAGAGGGAACTTCGGAGATATCAGGAGTCGTAA
- a CDS encoding AlbA family DNA-binding domain-containing protein — MAAFANAEGEIIYIGVADDGTIPRLTSSDVSRINQLISNTASQSIKSPLTVKTENVFIGNDRVVIILTIPKGQDKPYFDRNGVIWFKNGADKRKINRSYAVNFYYRKIYIY; from the coding sequence ATGGCAGCGTTTGCAAACGCCGAAGGAGAGATTATTTATATCGGAGTCGCTGACGACGGAACAATCCCCCGACTGACCTCTTCTGACGTATCCCGGATTAACCAGCTCATTAGCAACACTGCCTCACAAAGTATCAAAAGCCCGTTAACTGTTAAAACGGAGAACGTCTTTATCGGAAATGATCGGGTCGTTATCATTCTCACCATACCCAAAGGACAGGATAAACCGTACTTTGACCGGAACGGTGTCATCTGGTTCAAGAACGGGGCAGATAAACGAAAAATTAATAGGAGTTACGCAGTTAACTTTTATTATAGAAAGATCTATATATATTGA
- a CDS encoding TATA-box-binding protein yields MEDKRYDSLKIENIVASGAIADSIDLEIISKNIDGCELNTKRFPGAVYRIENPKIASLIFSSGKVVLTGIRDTDSLDKGLLLIIDKMKNAGITCFDEPRVAITNIVCSYDIGNKINLNKVVMTLNLENIEYEPEQFPGLVYRISDPKIVALLFSSGKIILTGGKNMEDIKKGLNFLEQKLGNIM; encoded by the coding sequence ATGGAAGATAAACGATACGATAGCCTGAAGATTGAAAATATAGTTGCGTCAGGGGCTATTGCAGATTCAATAGATTTAGAGATAATTTCAAAAAATATCGATGGATGTGAACTGAATACAAAACGATTCCCTGGAGCGGTCTATCGGATTGAAAATCCGAAGATTGCATCACTCATCTTTTCTTCCGGAAAGGTGGTGCTGACCGGCATCAGGGATACCGACTCACTAGACAAAGGTCTTCTTCTCATTATTGATAAGATGAAAAATGCCGGTATCACCTGCTTTGATGAACCACGGGTTGCAATCACAAATATTGTTTGTTCCTATGATATCGGGAACAAGATCAACCTGAATAAAGTTGTGATGACCTTAAATCTTGAGAATATTGAATATGAACCTGAACAGTTCCCAGGGCTTGTCTACCGTATCAGTGATCCAAAAATTGTTGCACTCCTTTTCTCATCCGGAAAGATCATCCTGACCGGTGGAAAGAACATGGAAGATATTAAAAAGGGTCTGAATTTCCTCGAGCAGAAGCTCGGGAACATAATGTAA